From Candidatus Omnitrophota bacterium:
CACAAATACCCTTTCTTTTAAGCATCCATTACATTACAACTCTTTTGAGGGGCCATCTTGTTGGAATCGGTGTGATATGGCTGGCGGAACAGGGCTCGGTCCTCCGCATAAACTAATCTCTCTTTTGTGGCCCGCCTTCGCAATCAACTGTCAAACGAATCGGTGCTTCGGCGGGCTCATCCGCCGAAGCCTTCTGTCGTCTGCCTGTTGTTGGCGAAGGCGGATGGTGGGCGGAACAGGGCTCGAACCTGTGACCTCTTGAATGTAAGTCAAGCGTTCTACCAGCTGAACTATCCGCCCGAAAAGGGTTATTTATGGTCCGGCCGCGAGCCGGGCTTCATTACGGGGATGCCCTTCCTGCACATAGGGCATGCCTTTTCGTCAAACGTCTCGACGCGTATCTTAGCAAGCGCCTCGAACCTGACGCCGAGATCCGCGCCGTTATCGCTCCTATCGATGATGGCGCCCGCGCCTGCTATCTTACCGCCGGAGCCCTTCACGACCTCCATGACCTCTCTGGTCGAGCCGCCGGTCGTCACCACGTCCTCTACTACCAGCGCACGCTCCCCCGGATTGACTGAAAACCCCCTGCGGAGGACCATCGCTTTGTCCTGCCTCTCGGCGAATATGCCGCGCACGCCTAGCGCGCGGGCGACTTCATACCCCAGGGTGATTCCGCCGAGGGCGGGGCCGACCACAAGATCGACCTTATCTTTGGAAAACCTGGCCGCAAGTTCCTTCGCGAGCCTTTCGGCGACCTCCGGATGCTGCAGTATGAGGGCACACTGGAGATACTTCCCGCTGTGGAGCCCGCTCGAAAGACGGAAGTGTCCCTCCAGGAGGGCACCATACTTATCGAACAGCTTTAAAACGTCCTTTTCGGTCATATCGTCATCTCTTCTATGATCTCTTTTGCCGCCCGGACAGGGTCGGCCGCCTCGGTGATCGGCCGGCCCACGACGATGAAGTTCGCGCCGTTCCTTACCGCTTCCGCCGGGGTCGCTATCCTCTTCTGGTCGTTCTTTGCCGCCCAGGCGGGCCTGACGCCGGGCGTCACTATGATAAAACCCTCTCCCGCGTTCTCCCTTATGAGTTTGGCTTCGGACGGAGAGGCGACGACACCGTCGGCCCCCGCATCTTTGGCGATCAACGCAAGCCGGACGACTTCTTTCTGTATGGTATCATGTATGCCTACCTTCTTCAACCCATTTTCATCCATGCTCGTAAGGATCGTGACGGCAAGGACCCTCGGCCTCTCTATGCCGAGGCGCTGGGCCTCGAGCTTCACCGCGCCGCATGCCTCTTTCATCATGTCGTAGCCGCCCAGGGCATGCACATTTAAGATGAATACACCGAGCCGGGTCACAGACGCGGCGGCCCTGGCGACGGTATTCGGTATATCATGGAATTTCAGGTCGAGGAATATGTCCCGCTCCCGCTCCTTTATCGCCTCCAATATGCCCGGCCCGCATGACGAGAAGAGCTCAAGACCCACCTTGAACACCCTCACATCGTTCCTGAGCTTGTCTACCAGCGCAAGCGCCTTCTTTTCGCTGTCGACATCGAGCGCAACTATAAGCCTATCGTTCGCCTTCATCCGGTCCTCAGCTTTCCGACAATGCCTTTTACATTCTCTATCCCGTGTTCTTTCATGTACTCTTCGATACCTCTCGCTGTGGCTGCCGCTGCGCCCGGATCCACAAAATTGGCGGTACCCACCTGGATGGCCGCTGCGCCCGCGAGCATGAACTCGAGCGCATCTTTATGGTCCATGATCCCGCCCATCCCTATTACGGGGATGCGGACCTTATTATAAACGGTCCAGACCATGCGAAGCGCGAGCGGCTTTATCGCCGGGCCGCTCAAACCGCCCGTGACATTTCCCAGCACCGGTCTTTGTGCCTCTATATCAACGGCCATTCCCAGAAACGTGTTCACGAGGGAGACCGCGTCCGCGCCCGCTTCCTCGGCGGCCTTCGCTATCCTGGAGATATCGGTCACGTTGGGGGATAGTTTTGCTATGACGGTAAGGCCTGTCGCGCGCCGGACCGCCTTGACCGTCTCGTACGTACCTTTCTCGTCCTGGGCTATCAGACGGTCCTTACCGCCGTACCGTATATTCGGGCAGGAGAGGTTCAGTTCGAGCGCTGCGGCTTTAGTGCCGACGGCCTTTGCCAGCTCCTTGAACTCGTCTTCATCATCCCCCGCGATACTTGCTATCACCGGGGTCCCGAACTTTTTAAGGGACGGGAGCGTCTTCTTAAGGAATATATCTACACCTTTATTCTCGAGCCCGATCGAATTTAGCATACCGGAAGGCGTCTCTATGACACGGGGCGGCGGGTTGCCTATCCTGGGGCGCAGGGTGACCGTCTTGGCCACGATAGCGCCCAACGACCGGATGTCGGTCAGTTCTCCGTACCCGTCCCCGAACGTCCCCGACGCCGCCATGACGGGGTTCTTCAGTTTCAGCTTTCCTATCTTTACGCTCAGATCCGGCTTCACCAGATTATCTCCTTTGCGTTAAATACCGGCCCGTCCTTACAGACCATCTTGTATTCGTATTGGGTATTGGGTATAGGGTATCGGGTATCGGGTTTGGTAAATTGCGATCTGACTTTTACCGGACAGCCGAGGCAGACTCCCACGCCGCAGGCCATCTTCTCTTCGAGCGAGACCTGGCAATCGGCGTTATGCGCCGCGGCGATCTTAGCTACCGCTTTCAACATTGCGTTAGGACCGCAAGCGTATACGGTCCATGGTCCATGGTCGACGGTCGACAGTAAAGACCCTAAGATTTCAGTGATGAATCCTTTGCACCCTTCGCTCCCGTCTTCCGTTGAAACTAATGTTTCTATGCCAAGTTCTTTAAACTCTTTTTTGCAAATTAACTGTTTTTTTGTTTTTGCGCCTATTAAGGCGTATATTTTTTTACCGTGGGCCGTGGACTGTGGACTGTGGACTAATTTTTCTGCCAGCGCAACGAGCGGCGCGACCCCCATGCCGCCGGCGACGAGTACAACTGTGGACCGTGGACTGTGGACTGTGGACTTAATGTCGAACCCTTTCCCCAGCGGCCCGATCACGTCGAGAAGCTCTCCCGGTTTACGCCTAGCCAATATCTCCGTGCCCTTGCCCACGACCTCATATAATATCTCGATCCCGCCCCTTATTATCCTGTGTACGCTGAAAGGCCTGCGAAGCAGCGGATCGACAGCGTCGGAAGGGCGCACCTCTATAAATTGGCCCGGTGCCGTCGCGCGCGCAAGATACGGCGCCCCGAGCCGCATCTTGTAGTACCGCGGCCCTGCCTTCCTGTTCTCCAGTATCTTCGCGCTAAGTTGTCTCATATTTCAGAAAAAGCTCAGCTGCTTCTCGGGGTCTTCCTCGCCCTTCCTGAAGACACCCACCTTCCCGTATTCCCCGTCGTAACCGGGCATTATCTCCACTTCCCCTTTGCGCGTGTTCATGATCCCTTTCGCTATCTTCGCGGGGCATCTCTCTTTCAACTCTTCTTCGGGGGCATCGAGCAGTATCGCGAACTCGTTCCCGAAATTCTTTATCATCTGGAAATACTCCTTCTCCACGGTCATCGAATCGGGGCTGAAGCCGAGCGCGTCGCCGATGATCTCGGCGAGCGGCACCATGCTCTTGAAAGGCGGGCTCGACTCCGACACGAAGCCCTCCGGCCTGTCGGCAAGGCCCTCGAGCCGGTGGAGGACGCCTATCGTTACCGGCTTGCCGCATACGGGACACTTATTATTCACCCTCATCGCCTCTTTCGGCTCCAGGCGTGTCTTGCATACCCTGTGGCCGTCCCAGTGGTATTTACCCTCCTCCGGGAAGAACTCTATGGTGTAGAGAAATCTCGACCTGTCTTTCTTCTTCAATATATCTATGAGCTCCTTATACCCGAACCTCGTCTTAAAGACATTTGCCTCTCTCCCTATTTTGGAAGGCGAAT
This genomic window contains:
- the pyrE gene encoding orotate phosphoribosyltransferase gives rise to the protein MTEKDVLKLFDKYGALLEGHFRLSSGLHSGKYLQCALILQHPEVAERLAKELAARFSKDKVDLVVGPALGGITLGYEVARALGVRGIFAERQDKAMVLRRGFSVNPGERALVVEDVVTTGGSTREVMEVVKGSGGKIAGAGAIIDRSDNGADLGVRFEALAKIRVETFDEKACPMCRKGIPVMKPGSRPDHK
- the pyrF gene encoding orotidine-5'-phosphate decarboxylase, coding for MKANDRLIVALDVDSEKKALALVDKLRNDVRVFKVGLELFSSCGPGILEAIKERERDIFLDLKFHDIPNTVARAAASVTRLGVFILNVHALGGYDMMKEACGAVKLEAQRLGIERPRVLAVTILTSMDENGLKKVGIHDTIQKEVVRLALIAKDAGADGVVASPSEAKLIRENAGEGFIIVTPGVRPAWAAKNDQKRIATPAEAVRNGANFIVVGRPITEAADPVRAAKEIIEEMTI
- a CDS encoding dihydroorotate dehydrogenase — protein: MVKPDLSVKIGKLKLKNPVMAASGTFGDGYGELTDIRSLGAIVAKTVTLRPRIGNPPPRVIETPSGMLNSIGLENKGVDIFLKKTLPSLKKFGTPVIASIAGDDEDEFKELAKAVGTKAAALELNLSCPNIRYGGKDRLIAQDEKGTYETVKAVRRATGLTVIAKLSPNVTDISRIAKAAEEAGADAVSLVNTFLGMAVDIEAQRPVLGNVTGGLSGPAIKPLALRMVWTVYNKVRIPVIGMGGIMDHKDALEFMLAGAAAIQVGTANFVDPGAAAATARGIEEYMKEHGIENVKGIVGKLRTG
- a CDS encoding dihydroorotate dehydrogenase electron transfer subunit; the encoded protein is MRQLSAKILENRKAGPRYYKMRLGAPYLARATAPGQFIEVRPSDAVDPLLRRPFSVHRIIRGGIEILYEVVGKGTEILARRKPGELLDVIGPLGKGFDIKSTVHSPRSTVVLVAGGMGVAPLVALAEKLVHSPQSTAHGKKIYALIGAKTKKQLICKKEFKELGIETLVSTEDGSEGCKGFITEILGSLLSTVDHGPWTVYACGPNAMLKAVAKIAAAHNADCQVSLEEKMACGVGVCLGCPVKVRSQFTKPDTRYPIPNTQYEYKMVCKDGPVFNAKEIIW